One stretch of Mus pahari chromosome 15, PAHARI_EIJ_v1.1, whole genome shotgun sequence DNA includes these proteins:
- the LOC110333185 gene encoding LOW QUALITY PROTEIN: protocadherin beta-6 (The sequence of the model RefSeq protein was modified relative to this genomic sequence to represent the inferred CDS: inserted 2 bases in 1 codon), whose protein sequence is METTLAKTPEKRQVVFLAILFLLWEVGSEAIRYSMPEEMESGYLVAHLAKDLGFSVGELATRGARVHHRGNKDLLQLDVETGNLLLKEKPDREALCGATEPCVLYFQIILENPVQFFQTDLQLTDINDHSPEFPDTEMVLKIQEIAQPGTVFLLKAAQDSDIGSNAVQNYTVSANLHFHVVTLSRTDGRKYPELVLDRALDREEQPELTLILTALDGGAPPKSGTTTVRIEVLDINDNAPQFLQSLYAVEVPENSPLNALVVTVSARDLDAGIHGNVAYSLFQGGGGPQPFVIDEITGEIRLKGALDFEATSYYTMEIVASDSGGLSGKCTVAIQVLDVNDNAPKLIISSLTSSIPENAPEAVVAVFSVSDPDSGDNGRMVCSIQNELPFLLKPTFENYYTLVAEGPLDRENREEYNITIIVSDLGTPRLTTQHTITVQVVDINDNAPTFTQTSYTLFVQENNSPALHIGTISATDSDSGTNAHITYSLLQPHDLQLALASLVSINADNGQLFALRAMDYEALQAFEFHVSATDGGSPALSSQALVRVVVLDDNDNAPFVLYPMQNASVPCTELLPRAAEPGYLVTKVVAVDFDSGQNAWLSFQLLKATEPGLFSVWAHNGEVRTTRLLSERDAPKHRLLLLVKDNGEPQRSVSVTLHVLLVDGFSLPYLPLPEVRQDSSQEEDLLTLYLVVALASVSSLFLLSVLLFVGVRLCRRARETSLGACSVPEGHFPGHLVDVSGMGTLSQSYQYEVCLSGDSGTTDFQFLNXIIRNSVLQESN, encoded by the exons ATGGAGACAACCCTAGCAAAAACGCCAGAGAAAAGGCAAGTGGTTTTTCTTGCTATATTGTTTCTATTATGGGAGGTTGGTTCTGAGGCAATTAGATATTCCATGCCAGAAGAAATGGAGAGTGGTTACTTGGTAGCTCACTTGGCAAAAGATCTGGGCTTCAGCGTAGGGGAACTGGCCACTAGAGGGGCTCGAGTCCATCACAGAGGAAACAAAGACCTCTTGCAGCTAGATGTAGAGACAGGGAATTTGCTCCTGAAGGAAAAACCAGATCGCGAAGCACTGTGTGGGGCAACAGAACCCTGTGTGCTGTACTTCCAGATCATACTGGAAAACCCTgtgcagttctttcaaacagaTTTGCAGCTCACAGATATAAACGACCATTCTCCAGAGTTCCCTGACACAGAAATGGTCCTAAAAATTCAAGAAATTGCCCAGCCAGGAACTGTGTTTCTTCTGAAGGCAGCTCAGGACTCTGACATAGGAAGCAACGCTGTTCAGAACTACACAGTCAGTGCCAACCTCCATTTTCATGTCGTAACTCTCAGTCGCACAGATGGCAGGAAATACCCAGAGCTGGTGCTGGACAGAGCCCTGGACAGGGAGGAGCAGCCTGAGCTCACTTTAATCCTCACTGCTCTGGATGGGGGTGCTCCGCCCAAGTCTGGGACCACCACAGTTCGAATTGAAGTCCTGGACATCAATGATAATGCCCCCCAGTTCTTACAGTCACTCTATGCGGTGGAGGTCCCTGAGAACAGCCCCCTCAATGCCTTAGTTGTCACAGTCTCTGCCAGAGATTTAGATGCTGGCATACATGGCAATGTAGCCTATTCTCTGTTTCAAGGCGGGGGAGGTCCTCAGCCATTTGTAATAGATGAAATCACAGGAGAGATTCGTCTTAAAGGGGCACTGGATTTTGAAGCAACTTCATATTATACCATGGAGATTGTAGCCTCAGACAGTGGCGGTCTTTCAGGAAAATGCACTGTAGCTATCCAGGTGTTGGATGTGAATGACAATGCCCCCAAACTCATCATATCTTCACTCACTAGTTCCATCCCAGAAAATGCTCCTGAGGCTGTAGTTGctgttttcagtgtctctgaCCCAGATTCTGGGGATAATGGAAGGATGGTGTGTTCTATTCAGAATGAACTTCCATTTCTTTTGAAGCCTACATTCGAAAATTACTACACTTTAGTGGCAGAAGGGCCActggacagagagaacagagaagagtACAACATCACCATCATAGTCTCCGATCTGGGCACACCCAGGCTCACAACCCAGCACACCATAACAGTGCAGGTGGTGGACATCAATGACAATGCCCCTACCTTCACCCAAACCTCCTACACCTTGTTTGTGCAAGAGAACAACAGCCCCGCCCTGCACATAGGCACCATCAGTGCCACAGACTCAGACTCTGGCACCAATGCCCACATCACCTACTCGCTGCTGCAGCCCCACGACCTCCAGCTGGCCCTTGCCTCACTGGTCTCCATCAATGCAGATAACGGACAGCTGTTCGCTCTCAGGGCAATGGACTATGAGGCCCTGCAGGCCTTTGAATTTCATGTAAGTGCTACAGATGGAGGCTCACCTGCGCTCAGCAGCCAGGCTCTGGTGCGTGTGGTGGTGCtggatgacaatgacaatgcACCCTTTGTGCTCTACCCGATGCAGAACGCCTCTGTGCCCTGCACTGAGCTGCTGCCCAGGGCGGCAGAGCCTGGTTACCTGGTGACCAAAGTGGTGGCAGTGGACTTTGACTCTGGCCAGAATGCTTGGTTGTCATTCCAGTTGCTCAAGGCCACGGAACCCGGACTGTTTAGTGTGTGGGCGCACAATGGCGAGGTGCGCACCACCAGGCTGCTGAGTGAACGAGATGCACCCAAGCACAGGCTGCTGTTGCTGGTCAAGGATAATGGAGAGCCTCAGCGTTCTGTCAGTGTCACTCTTCATGTGCTGCTAGTGGATGGCTTCTCTCTgccctacctgcctctgccagagGTGCGGCAGGACTCTTCACAGGAAGAAGACTTGCTCACACTGTACCTGGTTGTTGCCTTGGcatctgtgtcttctctcttcctcctgtctgtgcTGTTGTTCGTGGGGGTGAGGCTGTGCAGGAGGGCCAGGGAGACCTCTCTGGGTGCCTGCTCTGTTCCTGAGGGGCACTTTCCTGGCCACTTAGTGGACGTCAGCGGTATGGGGACTCTGTCCCAGAGCTATCAGTATGAGGTGTGTCTGAGCGGAGACTCTGGGACAACAGATTTCCAATTCCTGAA CATTATTCGCAATAGTGTCCTTCAGGAATCTAACTAA
- the LOC110333181 gene encoding protocadherin beta-6-like, whose amino-acid sequence METVLAKTSQQRQVVFLPILLLLWVSGSEAIKYSMPEETESGYLVANLAKDLGIRVGELAAREARVHHRGNKDLLQLDAETGNLFLKETLDREVLCGATEPCVLHFQIILKNPVQFFQTELQLTDINDHSPEFLDTEMLLTIPESANPGTVFPLKAAQDPDMGSNAVQNYTVSPNRHFHVITVSRTDGRKYPELVLDRALDREEQPELTLILTALDGGTPRRSGMTTVHIKIMDINDNAPQFVQSLYEVQVPENFPLDALLVTVSARDLDAGIYGNIAYSLFQGDGDSQPFVINEITGEIRLSKKLDFEVTPYYNVEIAATDGGGLSGKCTVAVQVLDVNDNAPELTISTLSSPIPENSPETVIAVFGVFDPDSGDNGRMVCSIQNELPFLLKSTFENYYTLATERPLDRESNSEYNITITVSDMGTPRLTTQHTITVQVSDINDNAPTFTQTSYTMFVRENNSPALHIGTISATDSDSGSNAHITYSLLPPQDPQLALESLISINVDNGQLFVLKALDYEALQAFEFHVGATDRGSPALSTQTLVRVVVLDDNDNAPFVLYPLQNASVSCTELLPRAAEPGYLVTKVVAVDRDSGQNAWLSFQLLKSTEPGLFSVWAHNGEVRTTRLLSERDAPKHRLLLLVKDNGEPQSSASVTLHVLLVDGFSQPYLPLPEVALDPTGEEDNLTLYLVIALASVSSLFLLSVLLFVGVRLCRRAKAASLGGCSVPEGHFPGHLVDVSGAGTLSQSYQYEVCLSGDSGTTDFKFLKPSIPNSLIPDNYMLNS is encoded by the coding sequence ATGGAGACAGTGCTAGCAAAAACGTCACAGCAAAGGcaagttgtttttcttcctatcttGTTGCTTTTGTGGGTGTCTGGTTCAGAGGCAATTAAATATTCCATGCCAGAAGAAACAGAGAGTGGCTACTTGGTGGCTAACCTAGCAAAAGATCTGGGGATCAGGGTTGGGGAACTGGCAGCTAGAGAGGCACGAGTCCATCACAGAGGAAACAAAGACCTCTTGCAGCTGGATGCAGAGACGGGAAATCTGTTCTTGAAGGAAACATTAGACCGTGAGGTTCTGTGTGGGGCGACAGAACCCTGTGTGCTGCACTTCCAGATCATACTGAAAAACCCTGTGCAGTTCTTTCAAACTGAACTGCAGCTCACAGATATAAATGACCACTCTCCGGAGTTCCTTGACACGGAAATGCTCCTAACAATCCCTGAGAGCGCCAATCCAGGGACTGTGTTTCCTCTGAAGGCAGCTCAGGACCCTGACATGGGGAGCAACGCTGTTCAGAACTACACAGTCAGTCCCAACCGCCATTTCCATGTCATTACTGTCAGTCGCACAGATGGCAGGAAATACCCAGAGCTGGTGCTGGACAGAGCCCTGGATAGGGAGGAGCAGCCAGAGCTCACTTTAATCCTCACTGCTCTGGATGGGGGCACTCCACGCAGGTCTGGGATGACTACAGTTCATATTAAAATCATGGACATCAATGACAATGCTCCCCAGTTTGTACAATCGCTCTATGAGGTGCAGGTTCCTGAGAATTTCCCCCTTGATGCCTTACTTGTCACGGTCTCTGCCAGGGATTTAGATGCTGGGATATATGGCAATATAGCCTACTCTCTGTTTCAAGGTGATGGAGACTCCCAACCATTTGTAATTAATGAAATCACAGGAGAAATCCGTCTAAGCAAAAAGTTGGATTTTGAGGTTACTCCATACTATAATGTGGAAATCGCAGCCACGGATGGAGGGGGCCTTTCAGGAAAATGCACTGTGGCTGTTCAGGTGTTGGATGTGAACGATAACGCCCCAGAGTTGACCATCTCTACGCTCTCAAGTCCTATCCCCGAAAACTCCCCAGAGACTGTCATTgctgtttttggtgtttttgaccCAGATTCTGGAGACAATGGAAGGATGGTGTGCTCTATTCAGAACGaacttccatttcttttaaagtcCACATTTGAGAACTATTATACTTTAGCGACAGAGAGGCCACTGGATAGAGAGAGCAACTCTGAGTACAACATCACCATCACTGTTTCAGACATGGGCACACCCAGGCTCACAACCCAGCACACCATAACAGTACAGGTGTCTGACATCAACGACAACGCCCCCACCTTCACCCAAACCTCCTACACCATGTTTGTCCGCGAGAACAACAGCCCTGCCCTGCACATAGGCACCATCAGTgccacagactcagactcaggctCAAATGCTCACATCACCTACTCGCTACTGCCGCCCCAGGACCCACAGCTGGCCCTCGAATCGCTCATCTCCATCAACGTTGACAACGGGCAGCTGTTTGTGCTCAAGGCATTGGATTATGAGGCCCTGCAGGCCTTCGAGTTCCACGTGGGCGCCACAGATAGAGGTTCGCCCGCGCTCAGCACCCAGACTCTGGTGCGCGTGGTGGTCCtggatgacaatgacaatgcGCCCTTCGTGCTCTACCCACTGCAGAACGCCTCTGTGTCCTGTACTGAGCTGCTGCCCAGGGCGGCAGAGCCTGGCTACCTGGTCACCAAGGTGGTGGCTGTGGATCGCGACTCTGGCCAGAATGCCTGGCTGTCCTTCCAGCTGCTCAAGTCCACGGAGCCCGGACTGTTCAGCGTGTGGGCGCACAATGGTGAGGTGCGCACCACCAGGCTGCTGAGTGAGCGAGATGCACCCAaacacaggctgctgctgctggtcaaGGACAATGGAGAGCCTCAGAGCTCTGCCAGTGTTACTCTTCATGTGCTTCTGGTGGATGGCTTCTCTCAgccctacctgcctctgccagagGTGGCGCTGGATCCTACAGGCGAAGAAGATAATCTCACGCTGTATCTTGTCATTGCCTTggcctctgtgtcttctctcttcctcttgtctgTGCTGCTGTTTGTGGGGGTGAGGCTGTGCAGGAGGGCCAAGGCGGCCTCTCTGGGTGGCTGCTCTGTGCCTGAGGGACACTTTCCTGGCCACCTGGTGGACGTCAGTGGGGCGGGGACCCTGTCCCAGAGTTACCAGTATGAGGTGTGTCTGAGTGGAGACTCTGGGACTACAGATTTTAAGTTCCTGAAGCCCAGCATTCCCAATAGTCTGATTCCGGACAATTACATGTTGAATagttaa
- the LOC110333165 gene encoding protocadherin beta-4-like, giving the protein MLRFLQRRNRRPTFQSFGNSKGLVASPHFPLMEKLKKAHPKRQVMTFIFMMVLVQVCSEATIQYSILEETESGSFVAHLTKDLGLGAGELATRSARVVSDDYKQRLLLDPETGDLLLREKVDREEVCSTVDPCVLHFQVTLDKPVQYFQGELLIQDINDHAPEFPEGEMLLNIPENSQPGTLLPLNLAQDLDVGSNGLQQYTVSPNSHFHVLTRNNSXGKKYPELVQDRALDREXQAELNLILTALDGGSPPRSGTALVRILIMDINDNAPEFVNSPYEVQVLESSPPDSPVLTVLAQDADTGNFGRVSYGFFQASDEIQRTFSINKVTGEIRLKKELDFEKIKFYHVKIEATDGGGLSGKGLVIIEVLDVNDNAPELTVSSLTSSVPENAPETIISVFRVGDRDSGENGKVVCSIPENLPFILKSTFKNFYTLVTESPLDRESRAEYNITIMVSDLGTPRLTTWHTITVQVSDINDNAPAFTRTSYTMFVRENNSPALHIGTISATDSDSGSNAHITYSLLLPHDPELPLSSFISINADNGQLFALRALDYEVLQAFEFHVGATDLGSPVLSSQALVRVVVLDDNDNVPFVLYPMQNASAPCTELLPRAAEPGYLVTKVVAVDRDSGQNSWLSFQLLKATEPGLFSVWAHNGEVRTTRMLSERDAPKHRLLLLVKDNGDPPRSASVTLHVLLVDGFSQPYLSLPEVAPDTTQEVEDVLTVYLVIALASVSSLFLLSVVLFVGVKLCRRAREPSLGGCSVPEELFPGHMVDVSGTGTLSHNYQYEVCLTGDSGTGEFKFLKPMIPNLLVQDAGREVNENLHCRESFLFS; this is encoded by the coding sequence ATGTTAAGATTCCTCCAAAGAAGAAATCGGCGTCCAACATTTCAAAGCTTTGGAAATTCTAAAGGATTGGTTGCAAGCCCTCACTTCCCCCTCATGGAGAAGCTGAAGAAAGCTCACCCAAAAAGGCAAGTAATGACGTTTATTTTTATGATGGTTTTGGTTCAGGTTTGCAGTGAGGCAACAATTCAATACTCTATCttagaggaaacagaaagtggCTCCTTTGTAGCCCATCTGACCAAGGATCTGGGtctgggagctggggagctggctacCAGGTCTGCACGGGTGGTGTCTGATGATTACAAGCAGAGATTGCTGCTGGATCCTGAGACTGGAGATTTGCTTCTGAGGGAGAAAGTAGACCGGGAGGAGGTGTGTAGCACTGTGGATCCTTGTGTGCTGCATTTTCAGGTGACTCTTGATAAGCCAGTGCAATATTTTCAAGGAGAATTATTGATCCAGGACATAAATGATCATGCTCCAGAATTTCCAGAAGGGGAAATGCTATTGAATATACCAGAAAACAGCCAGCCAGGCACTCTGTTACCACTGAATTTAGCCCAGGACTTGGATGTGGGCAGCAATGGGCTTCAACAATACACAGTCAGCCCCAACTCTCATTTTCATGTCCTCACTCGAAATAATAGTNANGGCAAGAAATACCCAGAGTTGGTGCAGGACAGAGCCCTGGACAGAGAGGANCAGGCAGAGCTGAACTTAATCCTCACAGCTCTGGATGGCGGGTCTCCGCCGAGGTCAGGAACAGCCCTGGTTCGAATCCTGATCATGGACATCAATGACAATGCTCCTGAGTTTGTGAACAGCCCCTATGAGGTGCAGGTCCTAGAGAGCAGTCCTCCAGACTCCCCAGTCCTTACTGTCTTAGCACAGGATGCAGATACTGGCAACTTTGGAAGAGTTTCCTATGGCTTCTTCCAAGCATCAGATGAAATCCAGAGAACGTTCTCAATAAACAAAGTCACAGGAGAAATACGACTGAAAAAGGAATTggattttgaaaaaattaaattttaccaTGTGAAAATTGAGGCCACGGATGGGGGAGGGCTTTCTGGGAAAGGCTTGGTAATAATAGAGGTGTTGGATGTGAACGACAATGCCCCAGAGCTGACCGTATCTTCACTGACCAGCTCAGTCCCAGAAAACGCTCCTGAGACGATCATAAGCGTCTTCAGAGTTGGAGACAGGGATTCCGGAGAAAATGGCAAAGTGGTTTGTTCTATTCCAGAGAATCTGCCATTCATTCTAAAATCCACTTTCAAGAATTTCTACACTCTGGTGACAGAGAGCCCTCTGGACAGAGAGAGCCGAGCTGAGTACAACATCACCATTATGGTCTCCGACCTGGGCACACCCAGGCTCACGACATGGCACACCATAACAGTGCAGGTGTCCGACATCAACGACAATGCCCCCGCCTTCACCCGAACCTCCTACACCATGTTTGTCCGCGAGAACAACAGCCCTGCCCTGCACATAGGCACCATCAGTgccacagactcagactcaggctCCAATGCTCACATAACCTACTCGCTACTGCTGCCCCATGATCCGGAGCTGCCACTCTCCTCGTTCATCTCCATTAACGCTGACAACGGGCAACTGTTCGCGCTCAGGGCGCTGGACTACGAGGTCCTGCAGGCCTTCGAGTTCCACGTGGGTGCCACAGACCTAGGCTCACCAGTGCTCAGCAGCCAGGCGCTGGTGCGCGTGGTGGTGCTGGACGACAATGACAATGTGCCCTTCGTGCTCTACCCGATGCAGAACGCCTCTGCACCCTGCACAGAGCTGCTGCCCAGGGCGGCAGAGCCCGGATACCTGGTCACCAAGGTGGTGGCAGTGGACCGCGACTCTGGTCAGAATTCCTGGCTGTCATTCCAACTGCTCAAAGCCACGGAGCCCGGGCTATTCAGCGTGTGGGCGCACAATGGCGAGGTTCGCACCACCAGGATGCTGAGCGAGCGTGATGCACCCAaacacaggctgctgctgctggtcaaGGACAATGGAGATCCCCCGCGCTCTGCCAGTGTCACTCTTCATGTGCTGCTGGTGGATGGCTTTTCCCAGCCCTACCTCTCTCTGCCTGAGGTGGCGCCTGACACCACACAGGAAGTTGAGGATGTGCTTACTGTGTACCTGGTTATTGCCTTGGcatctgtgtcttctctcttcctcttgtctgTGGTGCTCTTCGTGGGGGTAAAGCTGTGCAGGAGGGCGAGGGAACCCTCTCTGGGTGGCTGCTCTGTGCCCGAGGAACTCTTTCCTGGCCACATGGTGGATGTCAGTGGCACAGGGACCTTGTCCCACAACTACCAATATGAGGTGTGTCTGACCGGGGACTCTGGGACTGGTGAGTTCAAATTCCTCAAACCCATGATCCCCAACCTGTTGGTTCAGGATGCTGGGAGAGAAGTTAATGAAAATCTTCACTGCAGGGAAAGCTTCCTATTTAGTTaa
- the LOC110333177 gene encoding protocadherin beta-4-like gives MDVITRVFTMEKLERNHRNRQVIPFLFLLLWDQVLMVPTRYSVLEETESGSFVAHLAKDLGLGAGELAARSARVVSDHDKQQLILDPETGDLLLREKLDREELCGSVDPCLLHFQVFLEKPVQFFQGELLIQDINDNSPEFPEKELLLKLPENSQPGTLLPLNLAQDLDVGSNGLQQYTVSPNSHFHVLTRNNSKGKKYPELVQDRALDREEQAELSLTLTALDGGSPLRSGTALVRILIMDINDNAPEFVNSPYEVQVLESSPPDSPILTVLARDADTGNFGRVSYGFFQASDEIQKTFSINEFTGEIRLKKKLDFEKTESYNVEIEATDGGGLSGKGSVVVEVLDVNDNAPELTISSLTSSVPENAPETVVAIIRIRDKDSGENGKMICFISDHVPFILKPSYKNFYTLVTENPLDRESRAEYNITITVSDLGTPRLTTQHTITVQVSDINDNAPAFSQTSYTMFVRENNSPALHIGTISATDSDSGTNAHITYSLLPPHDQLALHSLISINADNGQLFVLSALDYEALQGFEFHVGATDGGSPALSRQALVRVVVLDDNDNAPFVLYPMQNASAPCTELLPRAAEPGYLVTKVVAVDRDSGQNAWLSFQLLKATEPGLFSVWAHNGEVRTTRLLNERDVPKHKLLVVVKDNGEPPRSASVTLQVLLVDGFSQPYLPLPEVAREPAQDEADILTLYLVIALASVSSLFLLSVLMFVGVRLCRRAREPSLGGCSVPEGHFPGHLVDVSHAGTLSQSYQYDVCLTGESGTGEFKFLKPMVPNLMVQDTGREITGNLHCRDSFVFS, from the coding sequence ATGGATGTAATCACTCGTGTTTTCACCatggagaagctggagagaaatCATCGAAACAGGCAAGtgattcctttcctctttttactGCTTTGGGATCAGGTCCTCATGGTGCCTACTCGGTACTCTGTCTTGGAGGAAACAGAAAGTGGCTCCTTTGTAGCCCATCTGGCCAAGGATCTGGGtctgggagctggggagctggctgcCAGGTCTGCACGGGTGGTGTCTGACCATGACAAACAGCAGTTGATTCTGGATCCTGAGACGGGAGATTTGCTTCTGAGGGAGAAACTAGACAGGGAAGAACTGTGTGGCTCTGTGGATCCCTGTCTGCTGCATTTCCAAGTGTTCCTAGAAAAGCCAGTGCAGTTCTTTCAAGGAGAATTATTGATCCAGGATATAAATGACAACTCGCCAGAATTCCCAGAAAAAGAATTACTCTTGAAACTACCAGAAAACAGCCAGCCAGGCACGCTGTTACCACTAAATTTAGCCCAGGACTTGGATGTGGGCAGCAATGGGCTTCAACAATACACAGTCAGCCCCAACTCTCATTTTCATGTCCTCACTCGAAATAATAGTAAAGGCAAGAAATACCCAGAGTTGGTGCAGGACAGAGCCCTGGACAGagaggagcaggcagagctgagcttaACCCTCACAGCTCTGGATGGCGGGTCTCCACTGAGGTCAGGAACAGCTCTAGTTCGAATCCTGATCATGGACATCAATGACAATGCTCCTGAGTTTGTGAACAGCCCCTATGAGGTACAGGTCCTAGAGAGCAGTCCCCCAGACTCCCCAATCCTGACTGTCTTAGCACGAGATGCAGATACTGGCAACTTTGGGAGAGTTTCCTATGGCTTCTTCCAAGCATCAGATGAAATCCAGAAAACTTTCTCAATAAACGAATTCACTGGAGAAATACgactgaaaaagaaattggatTTTGAAAAAACTGAATCCTACAATGTTGAAATTGAGGCCACAGATGGAGGAGGCCTTTCTGGGAAGGGCTCTGTGGTGGTAGAGGTGTTGGATGTGAATGACAATGCCCCAGAGCTGACCATATCTTCACTGACCAGCTCAGTCCCAGAAAATGCTCCAGAAACTGTGGTTGCTATCATCCGAATACGGGATAAAGATTCTGGAGAGAATGGGAAgatgatttgttttatttcagatcATGTGCCATTCATTTTAAAACCCTCTTACAAGAACTTTTACACCCTGGTGACAGAGAACCCTCTGgacagagagagcagagctgagtACAACATCACCATCACAGTCTCCGACCTGGGCACACCCAGGCTCACAACTCAGCATACCATAACAGTGCAGGTGTCTGACATCAACGACAACGCCCCTGCCTTCTCCCAAACCTCCTACACCATGTTTGTCCGCGAGAACAACAGCCCTGCCCTGCACATAGGCACCATCAGTgccacagactcagactcaggcACCAATGCCCACATCACCTACTCACTGCTGCCGCCCCATGACCAGCTGGCCCTCCACTCACTCATCTCCATCAACGCTGACAATGGGCAGCTATTTGTGCTCAGTGCACTAGACTATGAGGCCCTGCAGGGCTTCGAATTCCATGTGGGTGCCACAGATGGAGGCTCACCCGCGCTCAGCAGACAGGCTCTGGTGCGCGTGGTGGTGCtggatgacaatgacaatgcACCCTTCGTGCTCTACCCGATGCAGAACGCCTCTGCACCCTGCACAGAGCTGCTGCCCAGAGCGGCAGAGCCCGGATACCTGGTCACCAAGGTGGTGGCAGTGGACCGAGACTCTGGCCAGAATGCCTGGCTGTCATTCCAGCTGCTCAAGGCCACGGAGCCCGGGCTGTTCAGTGTGTGGGCGCACAATGGTGAGGTGCGCACTACCAGGCTGCTGAACGAGCGAGATGTGCCCAAGCACAAGCTGCTAGTGGTGGTCAAGGATAATGGAGAGCCTCCGCGCTCCGCTAGTGTCACGCTGCAGGTGTTGCTGGTGGATGGCTTCTCTCAACCTTACCTGCCACTGCCTGAGGTGGCGCGCGAACCTGCACAGGATGAAGCAGATATACTCACGCTCTACCTTGTCATTGCCTTggcctctgtgtcttctctctttcttttgtccgTGCTGATGTTCGTGGGAGTGAGGCTGTGCAGGAGGGCCAGGGAACCCTCTCTGGGTGGCTGCTCTGTGCCTGAGGGCCACTTTCCTGGCCACCTGGTGGATGTGAGCCATgcagggaccctgtcccagagcTACCAGTATGACGTGTGTCTAACAGGAGAATCTGGGACTGGTGAGTTCAAATTCCTCAAACCTATGGTCCCCAACCTAATGGTTCAGGATACTGGGAGAGAAATTACAGGAAATCTTCACTGCAGGGATAGCTTTGTATTCAGCTAA